A single genomic interval of Musa acuminata AAA Group cultivar baxijiao chromosome BXJ3-4, Cavendish_Baxijiao_AAA, whole genome shotgun sequence harbors:
- the LOC135635715 gene encoding transcription factor bHLH112-like isoform X1, whose translation MADDFQTAGTCSGGSVWNPARSITAIDMPAAVSCIPDIAGNASSWAAAELVDGKARFCDESSVSGSSVTFRGSRKVQQATAAPSVINSTLQLPILGSATPSMDWSTQGSARNRARGDETSFHAMLHEEISARAIFGQYQSIESNQVQTGIETTMNLPRDADQNFVLDHHHLSSGNESGDVGVSSYPLIISSSYGSPSSMLQGILEAESRTLQPPVYDDWATNYQSPMMDCRDSTNELLQSSWPQLLRSSPPKHHPGNLLQFSNNAPFWNATATASVSETNSGSCSTAPSQLDKQVFDEKNIGSNFTDMTNSDGVRDSYSSSSSGKPGQDPAFKKPRIETPSPLPSFKVRKEKLGDRITALQQLVSPFGKTDTASVLHEAIEYIKFLHDQVGVLSTPYLKNGHPMQQQQQGSNKSKDGEGPRSDLRSRGLCLVPIASTYPVTSGTTADFWHPTFGGTFR comes from the exons ATGGCGGACGATTTCCAGACAGCTGGAACATGCAGCGGAGGCAGCGTGTGGAACCCCGCAAGGAGTATCACCGCCATCGACATGCCAGCGGCAGTCTCGTGCATCCCAGACATAGCCGGCAACGCCTCCAGCTGGGCGGCGGCCGAGTTGGTAGACGGCAAAGCTCGGTTCTGTGACGAATCATCGGTCTCCGGTAGCTCTGTGACTTTCCGAGGCAGTCGTAAGGTCCAGCAAGCGACTGCCGCCCCTTCCGTGATCAACTCCACCTTGCAGTTACCTATCTTGGGTAGCGCAACTCCTTCCATGGATTGGAGCACTCAAGGTTCAGC TAGGAATCGTGCGAGGGGTGACGAGACCAGTTTCCATGCCATGCTCCACGAAGAAATTAGTGCAAGAGCCATATTCGGGCAATATCAATCCATCGAATCCAATCAAGTCCAAACGGGTATCGAGACAACCATGAATCTTCCAAGGGATGCGGACCAAAATTTCGTATTAGACCATCATCATCTTAGCTCCGGTAACGAGTCAGGCGATGTCGGTGTTAGCAGCTACCCCCTCATCATTTCATCCTCCTACGGAAGCCCGTCGTCGATGTTGCAGGGTATCTTAGAAGCCGAGAGTAGAACGCTGCAACCACCTGTTTACGATGACTGGGCCACCAATTACCAGTCACCGATGATGGATTGTCGGGATAGCACGAACGAGCTGCTCCAATCGTCGTGGCCTCAATTGCTGAGATCTTCACCTCCGAAGCATCATCCTGGAAACCTGCTGCAGTTCTCCAACAACGCTCCCTTCTGGAATGCGACGGCCACTGCTTCCGTCAGCGAAACGAACTCAGGCTCTTGCTCAACAGCACCCTCGCAGCTCGACAAGCAGGTTTTTGACGAGAAAAATATCGGCAGTAATTTCACAGATATG ACGAATTCAGATGGAGTTCGAGACTCGTATTCCTCATCCTCGAGCGGAAAACCTGGTCAAGATCCTGCATTCAAGAAGCCGCGAATAGAGACACCATCGCCATTACCGAGCTTTAAG GTGCGGAAAGAGAAATTAGGGGACAGAATCACTGCTCTCCAGCAGCTAGTTTCACCTTTTGGAAAG ACCGACACTGCATCGGTTCTTCACGAGGCCATCGAGTACATCAAGTTCCTTCACGATCAAGTTGGC GTTTTAAGCACTCCGTATTTGAAGAATGGCCACCCCATGCAACAACAGCAACAG GGCTCGAACAAGTCGAAGGACGGTGAAGGACCGAGGTCGGATCTTAGAAGCCGAGGGCTATGTTTGGTTCCGATTGCAAGCACTTACCCGGTGACGAGCGGAACCACGGCAGACTTCTGGCACCCCACGTTTGGAGGAACCTTCAGGTAG
- the LOC135635715 gene encoding transcription factor bHLH112-like isoform X2, producing MADDFQTAGTCSGGSVWNPARSITAIDMPAAVSCIPDIAGNASSWAAAELVDGKARFCDESSVSGSSVTFRGSRKVQQATAAPSVINSTLQLPILGSATPSMDWSTQGSANRARGDETSFHAMLHEEISARAIFGQYQSIESNQVQTGIETTMNLPRDADQNFVLDHHHLSSGNESGDVGVSSYPLIISSSYGSPSSMLQGILEAESRTLQPPVYDDWATNYQSPMMDCRDSTNELLQSSWPQLLRSSPPKHHPGNLLQFSNNAPFWNATATASVSETNSGSCSTAPSQLDKQVFDEKNIGSNFTDMTNSDGVRDSYSSSSSGKPGQDPAFKKPRIETPSPLPSFKVRKEKLGDRITALQQLVSPFGKTDTASVLHEAIEYIKFLHDQVGVLSTPYLKNGHPMQQQQQGSNKSKDGEGPRSDLRSRGLCLVPIASTYPVTSGTTADFWHPTFGGTFR from the exons ATGGCGGACGATTTCCAGACAGCTGGAACATGCAGCGGAGGCAGCGTGTGGAACCCCGCAAGGAGTATCACCGCCATCGACATGCCAGCGGCAGTCTCGTGCATCCCAGACATAGCCGGCAACGCCTCCAGCTGGGCGGCGGCCGAGTTGGTAGACGGCAAAGCTCGGTTCTGTGACGAATCATCGGTCTCCGGTAGCTCTGTGACTTTCCGAGGCAGTCGTAAGGTCCAGCAAGCGACTGCCGCCCCTTCCGTGATCAACTCCACCTTGCAGTTACCTATCTTGGGTAGCGCAACTCCTTCCATGGATTGGAGCACTCAAGGTTCAGC GAATCGTGCGAGGGGTGACGAGACCAGTTTCCATGCCATGCTCCACGAAGAAATTAGTGCAAGAGCCATATTCGGGCAATATCAATCCATCGAATCCAATCAAGTCCAAACGGGTATCGAGACAACCATGAATCTTCCAAGGGATGCGGACCAAAATTTCGTATTAGACCATCATCATCTTAGCTCCGGTAACGAGTCAGGCGATGTCGGTGTTAGCAGCTACCCCCTCATCATTTCATCCTCCTACGGAAGCCCGTCGTCGATGTTGCAGGGTATCTTAGAAGCCGAGAGTAGAACGCTGCAACCACCTGTTTACGATGACTGGGCCACCAATTACCAGTCACCGATGATGGATTGTCGGGATAGCACGAACGAGCTGCTCCAATCGTCGTGGCCTCAATTGCTGAGATCTTCACCTCCGAAGCATCATCCTGGAAACCTGCTGCAGTTCTCCAACAACGCTCCCTTCTGGAATGCGACGGCCACTGCTTCCGTCAGCGAAACGAACTCAGGCTCTTGCTCAACAGCACCCTCGCAGCTCGACAAGCAGGTTTTTGACGAGAAAAATATCGGCAGTAATTTCACAGATATG ACGAATTCAGATGGAGTTCGAGACTCGTATTCCTCATCCTCGAGCGGAAAACCTGGTCAAGATCCTGCATTCAAGAAGCCGCGAATAGAGACACCATCGCCATTACCGAGCTTTAAG GTGCGGAAAGAGAAATTAGGGGACAGAATCACTGCTCTCCAGCAGCTAGTTTCACCTTTTGGAAAG ACCGACACTGCATCGGTTCTTCACGAGGCCATCGAGTACATCAAGTTCCTTCACGATCAAGTTGGC GTTTTAAGCACTCCGTATTTGAAGAATGGCCACCCCATGCAACAACAGCAACAG GGCTCGAACAAGTCGAAGGACGGTGAAGGACCGAGGTCGGATCTTAGAAGCCGAGGGCTATGTTTGGTTCCGATTGCAAGCACTTACCCGGTGACGAGCGGAACCACGGCAGACTTCTGGCACCCCACGTTTGGAGGAACCTTCAGGTAG
- the LOC135635715 gene encoding transcription factor bHLH112-like isoform X3 encodes MADDFQTAGTCSGGSVWNPARSITAIDMPAAVSCIPDIAGNASSWAAAELVDGKARFCDESSVSGSSVTFRGSRKVQQATAAPSVINSTLQLPILGSATPSMDWSTQGSARNRARGDETSFHAMLHEEISARAIFGQYQSIESNQVQTGIETTMNLPRDADQNFVLDHHHLSSGNESGDVGVSSYPLIISSSYGSPSSMLQGILEAESRTLQPPVYDDWATNYQSPMMDCRDSTNELLQSSWPQLLRSSPPKHHPGNLLQFSNNAPFWNATATASVSETNSGSCSTAPSQLDKQVFDEKNIGSNFTDMTNSDGVRDSYSSSSSGKPGQDPAFKKPRIETPSPLPSFKVRKEKLGDRITALQQLVSPFGKTDTASVLHEAIEYIKFLHDQVGVLSTPYLKNGHPMQQQQQCRARTSRRTVKDRGRILEAEGYVWFRLQALTR; translated from the exons ATGGCGGACGATTTCCAGACAGCTGGAACATGCAGCGGAGGCAGCGTGTGGAACCCCGCAAGGAGTATCACCGCCATCGACATGCCAGCGGCAGTCTCGTGCATCCCAGACATAGCCGGCAACGCCTCCAGCTGGGCGGCGGCCGAGTTGGTAGACGGCAAAGCTCGGTTCTGTGACGAATCATCGGTCTCCGGTAGCTCTGTGACTTTCCGAGGCAGTCGTAAGGTCCAGCAAGCGACTGCCGCCCCTTCCGTGATCAACTCCACCTTGCAGTTACCTATCTTGGGTAGCGCAACTCCTTCCATGGATTGGAGCACTCAAGGTTCAGC TAGGAATCGTGCGAGGGGTGACGAGACCAGTTTCCATGCCATGCTCCACGAAGAAATTAGTGCAAGAGCCATATTCGGGCAATATCAATCCATCGAATCCAATCAAGTCCAAACGGGTATCGAGACAACCATGAATCTTCCAAGGGATGCGGACCAAAATTTCGTATTAGACCATCATCATCTTAGCTCCGGTAACGAGTCAGGCGATGTCGGTGTTAGCAGCTACCCCCTCATCATTTCATCCTCCTACGGAAGCCCGTCGTCGATGTTGCAGGGTATCTTAGAAGCCGAGAGTAGAACGCTGCAACCACCTGTTTACGATGACTGGGCCACCAATTACCAGTCACCGATGATGGATTGTCGGGATAGCACGAACGAGCTGCTCCAATCGTCGTGGCCTCAATTGCTGAGATCTTCACCTCCGAAGCATCATCCTGGAAACCTGCTGCAGTTCTCCAACAACGCTCCCTTCTGGAATGCGACGGCCACTGCTTCCGTCAGCGAAACGAACTCAGGCTCTTGCTCAACAGCACCCTCGCAGCTCGACAAGCAGGTTTTTGACGAGAAAAATATCGGCAGTAATTTCACAGATATG ACGAATTCAGATGGAGTTCGAGACTCGTATTCCTCATCCTCGAGCGGAAAACCTGGTCAAGATCCTGCATTCAAGAAGCCGCGAATAGAGACACCATCGCCATTACCGAGCTTTAAG GTGCGGAAAGAGAAATTAGGGGACAGAATCACTGCTCTCCAGCAGCTAGTTTCACCTTTTGGAAAG ACCGACACTGCATCGGTTCTTCACGAGGCCATCGAGTACATCAAGTTCCTTCACGATCAAGTTGGC GTTTTAAGCACTCCGTATTTGAAGAATGGCCACCCCATGCAACAACAGCAACAG TGCAGGGCTCGAACAAGTCGAAGGACGGTGAAGGACCGAGGTCGGATCTTAGAAGCCGAGGGCTATGTTTGGTTCCGATTGCAAGCACTTACCCGGTGA